One region of Phragmites australis chromosome 18, lpPhrAust1.1, whole genome shotgun sequence genomic DNA includes:
- the LOC133899053 gene encoding uncharacterized protein LOC133899053, translating into MALKAAVSVHAAVTPPPLRRLLSSSRSAARRLARVSAAMAVQPAVVVGGGRVGQALLSMGPPGGDVLVGRGEKVPDDAPGPILVCTRNDDLDAVLENTPKSRWRDLVFFQNGMLDPWFQSKGLVDANQVLAYFAVSKLGEPPVDGITDTNPEGLTAAFGNWAPAVAARLQNGGLTCKVLEKQAFQKQMLEKLIWISAFMLVGARHPGATVGVVEKDYRSEVASLIAELASAAAAERGLTFDEGIEERLCAYSRAVAHFPTAVKEFKWRNGWFYSLTEKALAEGKPDPCPLHTTWLKEIKVI; encoded by the exons ATGGCCCTGAAAGCCGCCGTCTCCGTCCACGCCGCCGTCACTCcccctcctctccgccgcctcctctcctcctcgaGGTCCGCGGCTCGCAGGCTCGCGAGGGTttcggcggcgatggcggtgcAGCCGGCCGTGGTCGTGGGCGGCGGGCGCGTGGGGCAGGCGCTGCTGTCCAtgggcccgccgggaggggacGTGCTCGTGGGCCGCGGGGAGAAGGTGCCCGACGACGCGCCGGGGCCCATACTGGTGTGCACGCGCAACGACGATCTCGACGCCGTGCTCGAGAACACCCCCAAGTCGCGGTGGCGCG ATTTGGTGTTCTTCCAGAATGGAATGCTGGATCCATGGTTTCAGAGCAAGGGGCTAGTGGACGCAAATCAGGTCTTGGCGTACTTTGCTGTGTCAAAACTCGGAGAGCCACCAGTCGACGGGATCACTGACACCAACCCAGAGGGTCTGACCGCGGCATTTGGCAACTGGGCCCCAGCAGTGGCTGCCCGCCTGCAAAATGGCGGGCTTACCTGCAAG GTGCTTGAAAAGCAAGCCTTTCAGAAGCAAATGCTAGAGAAGTTGATCTGGATTTCAGCTTTCATGCTTGTTGGTGCTCGGCAtccaggggctactgttggtgtGGTTGAAAAAGACTACCGATCCGAG GTTGCGAGCCTGATAGCTGAATTAGCATCTGCTGCGGCTGCAGAGAGGGGGCTTACATTCGACGAAGGTATTGAAGAGAGGTTGTGTGCATACTCCAGAGCTGTGGCACACTTCCCTACTGCCGTAAAAGAG TTCAAGTGGAGGAATGGTTGGTTCTACTCTCTCACCGAGAAGGCCCTTGCAGAAGGAAAGCCAGATCCATGCCCACTCCACACAACTTGGCTCAAGGAGATTAAGGTCATATAG
- the LOC133898814 gene encoding uncharacterized protein LOC133898814, whose translation MRSVFRSLHQLRRVTQHHAERHSSSNRLIRQQSALVLCSSTSRSLNTLHHNVEITRFTSPAVKLFRSMFSTIAADSIKDIGRAGPMVEYERRIASGELVDGDSFQVDTIQQLQRLYEELIENEEACQLDRYKSSEKSGRSRWLWSRLITQPSTYAPVKGLYLYGGVGTGKTMLMDLFYEQLPANWRKKRIHFHDFMLNVHSCLQMHKGVSDPLDVVAAEISDEAIILCIDEFMVTDVADAMILNRLFRHLFSKGVILVSTSNRAPDKLYEGGLQRDLFLPFIDTLKERCIVHPIGSAVDYRQLGFAEKGFYFVEKHYSTLFKQKLQSLIGDKEPRPQTVEVVMGRKLQVPLGANGCAYFPFEDLCDRPLGAADYFGLFKKFHTLALDGVPKFGYSNRTAAYRFVTLIDVMYENKARLLCTAEAAPIELFENIVTVAEAQKNSPRSSRSQKSDDPDLCVDNELGFAKDRTISRLTEVNSREYLEDFEARLQQQQPLQGVDNGGDVVLA comes from the exons ATGAGATCAGTATTTCGGTCTCTCCACCAGCTCCGTCGTGTCACCCAGCACCATGCAGAGAGACACTCGTCATCAAACAGATTGATCAGGCAGCAGAGTGCTCTGGTCTTGTGCAGTTCGACATCCCGTTCACTGAACACGCTACATCATAATGTTGAAATTACCAGATTTACGAGTCCAGCTGTGAAATTATTTAGGTCCATGTTCTCCACTATTGCGGCTGATTCAATCAAAG ATATTGGACGAGCTGGTCCAATGGTGGAATATGAGAGGAGAATAGCATCAGGGGAACTTGTAGATGGCGATAGCTTTCAG GTTGACACAATTCAACAATTGCAAAGGCTCTATGAGGAGCTGATTGAGAACGAAGAAGCCTGCCAGCTGGATAGATATAAGTCATCTGAGAAATCAGGACG GAGTCGATGGCTATGGTCTCGCCTCATTACCCAGCCTTCTACCTATGCTCCGGTGAAGGGGTTGTATCTGTATGGAGGTGTCGGTACAGGGAAGACAATGCTTATGGACCTGTTCTATGAGCAACT GCCAGCTAATTGGAGAAAAAAACGAATTCACTTTCACGATTTTATGCTGAATGTGCATAGTTGTCTACAG ATGCACAAAGGTGTTTCAGATCCCCTTGATGTGGTAGCAGCTGAGATTTCAGATGAGGCCATCATATTATGTATTGACGAGTTTATG GTAACTGATGTTGCTGACGCTATGATTTTGAACCGGCTGTTCAGACATTTGTTCAGCAAAGGCGTT ATTCTTGTCTCGACCTCTAATCGTGCTCCAGATAAGCTTTATGAAGGTGGCTTACAGAGAGACCTATTCTTGCCTTTCATTGACACCTTGAAA GAAAGGTGCATCGTGCACCCCATTGGCTCTGCGGTAGACTATCGTCAATTGGGCTTT GCTGAGAAAGGTTTCTATTTTGTCGAGAAACATTACAGTACGCTTTTTAAACAGAAGCTCCAATCTTTAATCGGAGACAAGGAACCTAGACCACAAACTGTTGAAGTAGTTATGGGACGGAAATTGCAG GTTCCACTGGGAGCAAATGGTTGTGCATATTTCCCGTTTGAAGATCTTTGTGATAGACCTTTAGGTGCTGCAGATTATTTTGGACTCTTTA AAAAGTTTCACACCCTGGCACTTGATGGTGTTCCAAAGTTTGGGTATAGTAACAGAACAGCAGCTTATCGGTTTGTCACACTGATTGAT GTTATGTATGAGAATAAAGCAAGGTTATTATGCACAGCCGAGGCTGCGCCAATAGAACTATTTGAGAATATTGTGACGGTTGCTGAAGCACAAAAAAATTCTCCAAGATCTTCGCGTTCACAGAAAAGCGACGATCCTGACCTATGTGTGGACAACGAGCTTGGATTTGCCAAGGATCGTACTATTAGTAG GTTGACAGAGGTCAATAGTAGAGAGTACTTGGAGGATTTTGAAGCGAgattgcagcagcagcagcccttGCAAGGTGTAGATAATGGTGGTGATGTTGTACTGGCATGA
- the LOC133899352 gene encoding F-box protein At1g70590-like, producing MEYPLHLKVITRCCSARTRPSPLLLMDATSRIWPPPTPSPPPFSSWPRASLSQHRRCRRHSKKTKPPPQSADSSALPPELVHKALAAAYASDVAAANHACRDALRPLREVAALHAYGPVMGAAASAAARGSGVSVRHEAERQRTLGLAARLGSAAAMVDAGLMCWEEGRREEAVEYYRSAAGLGHPVGMCNLGVSYLEGLLDGQHRDSLEAGAQTLQETALLFHPKKQAEGTMMLAKGQGADGVPS from the exons ATGGAATATCCTTTGCATTTGAAGGTCATTACCCGATGCTGCTCGGCGCGCACCCGGCCCTCCCCCCTCCTCCTCATGGACGCCACGAGCCGCATCTGGCCGCCCCCgaccccctcgccgccgcccttcTCCTCCTGGCCCCGCGCGTCGCTGTCCCagcaccgccgctgccgccgccactCCAAGAAGACCAAGCCTCCGCCGCAGAGCGCGGACTCCTCCGCCCTCCCGCCGGAGCTCGTCCACAAGGCGCTGGCGGCAGCGTACGCCTCTGACGTCGCGGCCGCCAACCACGCGTGCCGGGACGCGCTGCGGCCGCTGCGCGAGGTGGCGGCGCTGCACGCGTACGGCCCCGTGATGggagccgccgcctccgccgccgcccgtgggaGCGGGGTCAGCGTTCGGCACGAGGCAGAGAGGCAGCGCACGCTGGGGCTAGCGGCAAGGCTGGGCTCCGCGGCGGCGATGGTTGACGCTGGGCTGATGTGCTGGGAGGaggggcggcgggaggaggcagTGGAATACTACCGGAGCGCAGCGGGGCTGGGGCACCCCGTCGGGATGTGCAATCTTGGGGTCTCCTACCTCGAAG GTCTCCTCGACGGTCAGCACAGAGACTCCCTGGAAGCTGGAGCTCAGACGCTGCAAGAAACAGCTCTCCTCTTCCATCCCAAGAAACAAGCTGAAGGCACGATGATGCTCGCCAAAGGCCAAGGAGCTGATGGTGTTCCAAGCTGA